The nucleotide window AGGCTGTTCGCATAGGCGATCAGGCCGTACCGGCTGACCAGCCCGTAGGTGGGCTTGATCCCGACCGTGCCCGTAAAGGCCGCGGGACAGCGCACCGATCCACCCGTATCGCTGCCGAGCGCGATCGGCACGTCGCCGTCGGCGACCGCTGCGGCCGATCCACCCGACGATCCGCCGGGAACGTGGCCCTCCGCGACGGGGTTCTCGACGGCCCCGAACGCCGACGTCTCGGTCGTCGTCCCCATCCCGAACTCGTCCATGTTGGTCTTCCCGACGATGGCTGCCCCCGCCGCGCGCAGACGCTCGACGACGGTCGCGCTGTAGGGCGGGACGTACTCCGCGAGCATCGTCGAGCCAGCGGTCGTCCGGACGCCCGCCGTCGAGATGTTGTCTTTGACCGCGACCTCGCGATCGGCGAGTGCGCCCGATCCGTCGGCGTCGATCCGCTCGCGAGTGACGTACGCGTTCGAGTCCATCTCAGGACACCCGTGGCCCCTTGAAGTAGCCCGCCTCGGTCTCGGCGGCGTTGTCGAGTGCGTCCTCGGTGTCGAGTGACTCGCGCACCTCGTCGGCGCGGAGGACGTTCGTCAGGTCGGGGTCCGCGTCTGTCTCGGGCACCTCGTCGAGGCGATCGAAGTACTCGAGGATGTCGCCAAACTGGTCGGCCATACGGTCGACGGCGTCGTCGTCCAGGTCGACTCGGGCCAGATCAGCGACGTGGCGGACCTCTTCGTGATCGACGGTCCGGTCGCTCATGACTCGCTGGCGGGTCGCTGCGCCACTAAGCGTTTCGACCCCGAGCGCACCGGGTGTGACAGTGATCGCCAAGCAAATCTTCGTCGAGAAAAACTCACGTTCGAGAGTCGCCGGCCAAATTTTTGGCTTGCCAAAGATTTAAGTCGCTTCCGGTCCAACAATAAATCGAGTGACGGAGTTTTCCGGGCTCACGCCCGATCATGGAGACCAATGTCAGATACGACAATCAGAACCACCGAGCGCGACACGGACGAACGTACAGAACCCGCTGGTGAACACCTCGAATGTCCGGAGTGTGGGGGATCGCTGAAGAGTGACTCCGGCCGCGGCGAGACGGTCTGTGAGGAGTGTGGGCTGGTGGTCGAAAGCGACGAGATCGACCCTGGTCCGGAGTGGCGCGCGTTCGACTCCGCGGAGAAAGACGAGAAGTCCCGCGTGGGCGCGCCCACGACGAAGATGATGCACGACAAGGGCCTCTCGACGAACATCGGGTGGCAGGACAAAGACGCCTACGGGAACTCACTGTCCAGCCGTCAGCGCGAGAAGATGCAGCGCCTGCGGACCTGGAACGAGCGCTTTCGCACCCGCGACTCCAAAGAGCGCAACCTCAAGCAGGCCCTCGGTGAGATCGATCGGATGGCGTCGGCACTCGGCCTCCCCGAGAACGTTCGCGAGACCGCGAGCGTGATCTATCGACGCGCCCTCGACGAGGACCTCCTGCCCGGGCGATCGATCGAAGGCGTCGCGACCGCCTCGCTGTACGCCTCCGCGCGGCAGGCCGGCACCCCGCGAAGTCTCGACGAGATCGACGCCGTCTCGCGGGTCGACAAAGACGAGGTCGCCCGAACCTATCGGTACGTCGTCCGCGAACTCGGCCTCGAAGTCCAGCCTGCCGACCCCGAAAGCTACGTGCCCCGCTTCGCGAGCGATCTCGACCTCTCGGACGAGGTCGAGCGCCGCGCGCGCGAACTGCTTCAGAACGCCAAAGAGAAAGGCGTCCACTCCGGCAAGTCGCCGGTCGGTCTCGCTGCGGCGTCGGTGTACGCCGCCTCCTTGCTCGCCAACGAGAAGGTGACCCAGAGCGACGTCTCCGCGGTCGCCAACATCTCGGAAGTGACGATTCGGAATCGGTATCACGAACTGCTGGAAGCCGAAGAGTCGATCCGCACGCTGTAGATCGTCGGGTCGCGCTCCGCTCCGTCTCGACTGTTTTCGACGCCGTTTCAGACCATCTCGAACAGCGCGAGCACGTCCTGCTGGTCGAGGGTGCCGTCGCCCGTGAAGTCGTAGTACTCCAGATTGTCTTGCGCGACGCTCGAATCGGCGTTCTGGAACAGCCTGTTCACGTCGGGGAAGTTGAGCGTCCCGTCACCCGAGAGGTCCTCGTACAGGCCGTCACCGTCCGGATCGGTCGGTGCGTTCGGCCACGTCGGTCCGTCGGGCAGTGGGTCACCCTCGTCGCCCCCGACGACGAGGTCGGTCGCCGGATACGACCACCACGGCCCGTCGGCGGCGATCACGCCGATCTCGTAGGTCTGACCCGTATCGAGCCCACCGATCGTCGCGCTGGTCTCGGTCGTCGTCGTGACGACCCGATCGTCGAGTTCGACGAGGTACTCGTCGGCGTCCGCGACGGACGACCACTCGACCATGACGCTGGTGCCGTTGCCGTCCGTCGAGACCGTCGCGGGCGCGGGCGGGCGCAGAGAGTTCTCGGGCGTACTCGTCTGGCCGGGTTCGCGGCCCGCGACCTGATCGCCATCGTAGTACACCGGGAGGGTCTCGACGACGTCCACCTCCGACCCGATGCCCTCGTGGCTGGGCGACGCAGCGGGATCCCAGCCGTCGACCCCGTAGGCCGCGATGGCGAAGCTGATCTCCTTGCGACCGCGGAAGGCGTGCCCCGAGTAGTCGAACTCGACGTAGTAGAGGCCGTCCTCGTCGGTGGGTTTCGGATCGCTCACCGCGACCGAATGCCCCTCCTGACTGCCGACCTGGTCGTAGGTCACGTCGAACGTGACGTCGTCGACCGTCCCCGACATCTCGGAGACGTCGAAGTAGTATCGGAAGCTCAGCCCGTCGACGCCTCGAGCCGGGTGGAACAGTTCGCTGATGAGATAGGCTTTGT belongs to Halococcoides cellulosivorans and includes:
- the gatC gene encoding Asp-tRNA(Asn)/Glu-tRNA(Gln) amidotransferase subunit GatC, producing MSDRTVDHEEVRHVADLARVDLDDDAVDRMADQFGDILEYFDRLDEVPETDADPDLTNVLRADEVRESLDTEDALDNAAETEAGYFKGPRVS
- a CDS encoding transcription initiation factor IIB, whose translation is MSDTTIRTTERDTDERTEPAGEHLECPECGGSLKSDSGRGETVCEECGLVVESDEIDPGPEWRAFDSAEKDEKSRVGAPTTKMMHDKGLSTNIGWQDKDAYGNSLSSRQREKMQRLRTWNERFRTRDSKERNLKQALGEIDRMASALGLPENVRETASVIYRRALDEDLLPGRSIEGVATASLYASARQAGTPRSLDEIDAVSRVDKDEVARTYRYVVRELGLEVQPADPESYVPRFASDLDLSDEVERRARELLQNAKEKGVHSGKSPVGLAAASVYAASLLANEKVTQSDVSAVANISEVTIRNRYHELLEAEESIRTL